The Mytilus galloprovincialis chromosome 4, xbMytGall1.hap1.1, whole genome shotgun sequence genome contains a region encoding:
- the LOC143070458 gene encoding uncharacterized protein LOC143070458: MTSSKPILCGPCHQREENPKADIWCYNCDEGLCSTCLSYHKRSKGTQDHKTIDIKSYQPSLRAITTECDEHGQQLNLYCPSHLMPCCDECIPTSHSKCTGIKSLAGMVEKSEIDKSKETVETDIHYILNILDKLIYNKSENIKIGEYQFVSMKKSIGEIRKKMNKHLNHLEKKLCQEKDFIWNQEKSKAADFISEIEGKSKNLKEMKEHLQTVTTHSSKLQSFLSVHKIEQQVHQCQRYVENLEKDERVKEVDIKIQQNDEIEKILSKLESLDSLGEVMVVETNVVMNIGTSVRREAHVESREQSNINNMTMNIDTEIAIDTASYISDMICLMDGRVIVVEHLGEVNILTSDGKSQLTISGKAWSVTQINQNTIAITYPYERAIKIFNMENETVTKVITLENECWGLSFSNNSLAVGLFDDEICIIDLDGNTLKSIQVESLSDLENLVYRNDRVIYSDLNGKAVYCYDGLGKQIWQYTQELSEPEGLCTDTYGNIIVTDCNLRE; the protein is encoded by the coding sequence ATGACATCCAGTAAACCTATACTATGTGGACCTTGTCACCAACGAGAAGAAAACCCTAAAGCTGATATCTGGTGTTATAACTGTGATGAAGGATTATGTTCAACATGTTTAAGTTATCACAAAAGATCCAAAGGTACACAGGATCATAAGACCATTGATATTAAAAGTTATCAACCATCACTCAGGGCTATTACAACAGAATGTGATGAACATGGTCAACAACTCAACTTGTACTGTCCCAGCCATTTAATGCCTTGCTGTGATGAATGTATTCCTACTAGCCATTCAAAATGTACGGGAATAAAAAGTTTAGCAGGTATGGTAGAGAAAAGCGAAATTGACAAGTCAAAGGAAACTGTAGAGACAGACATAcattatatcttaaatattttggataaattAATCTACAACAAATCAGAAAACATCAAAATAGGAGAATATCAGTTTGTAAGCATGAAAAAATCAATTGgagaaattagaaagaaaatgaataaacatTTAAACCACCTGGAGAAGAAGTTATGTCAAGAAAAAGATTTCATATGGAAtcaggaaaaatcaaaagcagCTGATTTCATTTCCGAAATTGAAGGAAAATCTAAAAACTTGAAAGAAATGAAAGAACATTTACAAACAGTCACAACACATAGTTCTAAGCTACAATCCTTTCTCAGTGTACATAAGATTGAACAACAAGTACATCAATGCCAAAGATATGTTGAGAATCTTGAAAAAGATGAGAGAGTAAAAGAAGTTGACatcaaaattcaacaaaatgatgaaatagaAAAGATACTAAGCAAGTTAGAATCATTAGATTCCCTTGGAGAAGTAATGGTTGTTGAGACAAATGTAGTCATGAACATAGGAACCAGTGTGAGGAGGGAAGCACATGTAGAATCCCGGGAACAATCCAACATCAACAACATGACAATGAATATTGACACAGAGATAGCGATCGACACTGCGAGCTATATTAGTGACATGATATGTCTGATGGATGGAAGAGTTATAGTTGTTGAACATTTAGGTGAAGTTAATATACTTACTTCTGATGGCAAATCTCAATTAACAATATCTGGTAAAGCCTGGAGTGTTACACAGATCAATCAGAACACTATCGCTATTACTTATCCATATGAGAGAGCCATTAAGATCTTCAACATGGAGAATGAAACAGTTACCAAAGTTATCACATTAGAAAACGAATGCTGGGGATTATCATTCTCCAATAATTCTCTGGCTGTAGGTTTGTTTGATGATGAAATCTGTATTATAGACTTGGATGGAAATACACTGAAGTCAATACAAGTTGAGAGTTTATCAGACCTGGAGAACCTTGTTTATCGTAATGACAGAGTAATTTATAGTGACTTAAATGGTAAAGCAGTATACTGTTATGACGGTTTAGGTAAACAGATCTGGCAATATACACAGGAATTATCAGAACCAGAAGGACTTTGTACAGATACTTATGGTAACATTATTGTAACAGACTGTAATCTCAGAGAATAA